One part of the Lachnospiraceae bacterium JLR.KK002 genome encodes these proteins:
- the rsfS gene encoding ribosome silencing factor: MDISREMARAACHALSEKKAEEVRVIDISEISPLADYFVIATGGNVNQIQAMVDAVEEELGKAGHTPKQIEGNRSSSWVLMDYRDIIVHIFSKEDRLFYDLERIWTDGKKIAVEDL, encoded by the coding sequence ATGGATATTTCCCGTGAAATGGCAAGAGCTGCCTGCCATGCATTAAGTGAAAAAAAGGCAGAAGAAGTACGTGTAATTGATATCAGTGAAATTTCTCCGCTGGCTGATTACTTTGTAATCGCAACCGGAGGAAATGTCAACCAGATTCAGGCAATGGTGGATGCAGTAGAAGAAGAACTGGGCAAAGCCGGACATACGCCGAAACAGATTGAAGGCAACCGCAGCTCAAGCTGGGTTCTCATGGATTACCGCGATATTATTGTCCACATATTTTCCAAAGAAGACCGTCTGTTTTATGATCTGGAACGAATCTGGACAGACGGTAAAAAAATAGCAGTGGAAGATTTATAA
- a CDS encoding tyrosine-type recombinase/integrase yields the protein MDYVEKINLENKRKLQGLLKELPKFCGDFFRYLDTRNTASRTRLSYGYDIRIFFEFIQENNPVYARMPMHDIPISVLDEMTPVDIEEYLAYLSYYEKRDGQAVTNGEKGKSRKLSAIRTMYNYYFKKEFIKTNAPSMIETPKKHKENIIRLDKDEVAELISAVEHGSSLTARQLASHQKTKYRDIAILTLLLGTGIRVSECVGLDVNDVSFKHYGMRVVRKGGNESMVYFGEEVSNALLDYLELERPILAEKALPEHENALFLSLKYSRLTTRAVEKLVKKYTDAAKISKKITPHKLRSTYGTNLYKETGDIYLVADALGHKSVETTRQHYAAIDDERRKLAGKFSGSIFQEDD from the coding sequence ATGGATTACGTGGAAAAAATTAATCTGGAAAATAAGCGCAAACTTCAGGGATTATTAAAAGAACTTCCAAAATTCTGCGGAGATTTTTTCCGATATCTGGATACCAGAAATACAGCATCCAGAACCAGATTATCCTATGGATATGATATTCGTATTTTTTTTGAATTTATACAGGAAAATAATCCCGTATATGCCAGAATGCCCATGCACGATATCCCCATATCCGTACTGGATGAAATGACCCCGGTGGATATTGAGGAATACCTGGCATACCTGTCTTATTATGAAAAAAGAGACGGGCAGGCTGTTACCAACGGAGAAAAAGGAAAATCCCGTAAGCTCTCCGCTATCCGTACCATGTATAACTATTATTTTAAAAAGGAATTTATTAAGACAAACGCACCTTCCATGATAGAAACACCGAAAAAGCATAAAGAAAATATTATCCGTCTCGATAAAGACGAAGTTGCGGAACTGATTTCCGCAGTGGAACACGGAAGTTCTCTTACTGCCAGGCAGCTCGCCTCCCATCAGAAAACAAAATACCGGGATATTGCTATTCTGACTCTGCTGCTCGGAACAGGTATTCGTGTATCGGAATGTGTGGGACTGGACGTCAATGATGTAAGTTTTAAACATTATGGTATGCGGGTGGTACGAAAAGGAGGGAATGAATCCATGGTTTACTTCGGCGAAGAAGTAAGCAATGCATTGTTGGATTATCTGGAGCTGGAACGCCCCATTCTGGCGGAAAAAGCATTGCCGGAACATGAAAACGCACTGTTTCTCTCCCTGAAATACAGCAGGCTGACTACCCGTGCCGTAGAAAAACTGGTAAAGAAATATACGGACGCAGCTAAAATCAGCAAAAAAATTACGCCCCACAAGCTGCGCAGCACCTATGGGACGAATCTTTATAAAGAAACAGGCGACATTTATCTGGTAGCCGATGCACTGGGCCATAAAAGTGTTGAAACCACACGCCAGCACTACGCGGCCATTGACGATGAACGCCGCAAACTTGCAGGGAAATTCTCCGGAAGTATCTTTCAGGAAGATGATTGA
- the dtd gene encoding D-aminoacyl-tRNA deacylase: MRFIIQRVTEAQVTVEQETIGKIGNGFLVFIGISHQDTREIADKMIRKLTGMRIFSDEQGKTNLSLQDISGELLLISQFTLYADCKKGNRPSFTKAGHPELARELYEYIISECRKQISVVETGVFGADMKISLLNDGPFTILLDSEEIVHSAS; encoded by the coding sequence ATGCGATTTATCATTCAACGCGTCACAGAAGCTCAGGTAACAGTTGAACAGGAAACCATCGGGAAAATTGGAAACGGATTTCTGGTATTTATCGGAATCAGCCATCAGGATACCCGTGAAATTGCAGATAAGATGATTCGGAAACTGACTGGTATGCGGATTTTCAGCGATGAACAGGGAAAGACAAATCTGTCTCTTCAGGATATATCCGGTGAATTATTGCTGATTTCGCAATTTACATTATATGCTGACTGCAAAAAAGGCAATCGGCCTTCCTTTACCAAAGCCGGTCATCCGGAACTGGCCAGAGAATTATATGAATACATTATATCTGAATGCAGAAAACAGATTTCGGTAGTGGAAACCGGAGTTTTCGGAGCTGACATGAAAATTTCTTTATTGAACGACGGACCCTTTACCATTCTGCTGGATTCAGAAGAAATAGTACACAGCGCTTCCTGA
- the lspA gene encoding signal peptidase II has product MNAKKRKSCILYAVSTVLLLMLDQVTKYLAVIHLKDGSSFVLIPDVFQLHYLENRGAAFGLMQGQKPWFVISTLLMLMLMVLVYFRIPMDKKYRWLRFILVLLTAGALGNLVDRLRLNYVIDFFYFELINFPIFNVADIYVTVGMGLLLILVLFYYKEEELEMLWPFRRKKDKSEEGQQ; this is encoded by the coding sequence ATGAATGCGAAAAAGCGAAAAAGCTGTATCCTCTATGCAGTCAGCACTGTGTTGCTGCTGATGCTGGACCAGGTAACCAAATATCTGGCGGTCATCCATTTAAAGGACGGCAGTTCCTTTGTCCTGATTCCGGACGTATTTCAGCTTCACTACCTGGAGAACCGGGGTGCGGCATTTGGCCTGATGCAGGGTCAGAAGCCGTGGTTTGTAATCAGTACGCTGCTTATGCTTATGCTGATGGTTCTGGTATATTTCCGGATTCCCATGGATAAAAAGTATCGCTGGCTCCGGTTTATTCTGGTTCTTCTGACAGCGGGGGCTCTGGGAAACCTGGTGGATCGGCTGCGTCTGAATTATGTGATAGATTTCTTTTATTTTGAGCTGATAAACTTTCCTATTTTCAATGTGGCTGACATTTATGTTACGGTGGGAATGGGACTTTTGCTGATACTGGTTCTTTTCTATTATAAAGAAGAAGAACTGGAAATGCTCTGGCCTTTCCGCAGGAAGAAAGATAAGTCAGAAGAAGGGCAGCAGTAA
- the aroB gene encoding 3-dehydroquinate synthase, whose amino-acid sequence MGKTITVSYEGKPCYNIEIQPDFRLLPEQLKGLGYGRNRACIITESNVAGWYLEEVKSLLEPVFSCCTSFVFEAGEASKNTDTVGAIYHHLIQNAFDRKDVLIALGGGVVGDMAGFAAATYLRGIDFVQVPTSLLAQTDSSIGGKTGVDFQQYKNMVGAFYMPRLVYMNISTLKTLPERQFIAGMAEIIKHGFIKDSNYTEFIRSRSQEIRMQDYPVMEEMIYRSCRIKGDVVERDPKEQGERALLNFGHTIGHAIEKLSDFSLCHGECVALGMVSAGYISCRKGTVSPGQFEELKAILQNYGLPVSLSDFSHSPEEILAATKLDKKMESGKIKFILLKTLGESYITKDLTDSEILEGIRYIL is encoded by the coding sequence ATGGGAAAAACAATAACAGTCTCTTATGAAGGAAAACCATGTTACAATATTGAAATTCAGCCGGATTTCCGTCTGCTTCCGGAACAGTTAAAAGGACTTGGATACGGCAGGAACCGGGCATGTATTATTACCGAATCCAATGTGGCAGGCTGGTACCTGGAGGAAGTGAAATCACTTCTGGAGCCGGTTTTTTCCTGCTGTACTTCCTTTGTATTTGAAGCGGGAGAGGCCAGTAAAAACACAGATACGGTAGGAGCGATTTATCACCATCTGATTCAGAATGCCTTTGACCGGAAAGACGTTTTAATTGCCCTGGGCGGGGGAGTGGTGGGGGATATGGCCGGATTTGCGGCAGCCACTTATCTGCGAGGTATTGATTTTGTGCAGGTTCCCACTTCTCTGCTGGCCCAGACGGACAGCAGCATTGGCGGAAAAACGGGCGTGGATTTTCAGCAGTATAAAAATATGGTAGGGGCTTTTTACATGCCCCGGCTGGTCTATATGAACATCTCCACTCTGAAAACACTGCCCGAACGTCAGTTTATTGCCGGAATGGCTGAAATAATCAAACACGGATTTATCAAAGACAGCAATTATACGGAGTTTATCCGCAGCCGCAGCCAGGAAATCCGAATGCAGGATTATCCTGTTATGGAGGAAATGATTTACAGGAGCTGCCGGATTAAAGGGGATGTGGTGGAGCGGGATCCAAAAGAACAGGGAGAACGCGCACTTTTAAATTTCGGTCACACCATTGGCCATGCCATCGAAAAATTGTCTGACTTTTCCTTATGCCATGGAGAATGCGTGGCCCTTGGCATGGTAAGCGCCGGTTATATTTCCTGTCGGAAAGGCACAGTTTCACCGGGGCAGTTTGAGGAATTAAAAGCCATTCTGCAAAATTACGGACTTCCCGTATCCCTTTCCGATTTTTCTCACAGTCCGGAAGAGATTCTTGCAGCCACAAAACTGGATAAAAAAATGGAATCCGGAAAAATAAAATTTATTCTGCTGAAAACACTGGGAGAATCTTATATTACAAAGGATTTGACGGATTCTGAGATTTTAGAAGGGATAAGATATATTTTATGA
- the lexA gene encoding transcriptional repressor LexA yields MAYGKISEKQKEILEYIKSEILNRGYPPAVRDICEAVHLKSTSSVHSHLETLEKNGYIRRDPTKPRAIEIIDDTFNLVRREVVNVPLLGRVAAGQPLLAVENIEAYFPVPSEYMPNEESFMLRVKGESMINAGIFDGDNILVRRQSTASNGDMVVALVDDSATVKTFYKEDGYYRLQPENDSMEPIIVEECSILGKVFGVFRFFE; encoded by the coding sequence ATGGCATATGGAAAAATAAGTGAAAAACAGAAGGAAATTCTGGAATACATTAAGAGCGAAATTCTGAACAGGGGCTATCCCCCTGCAGTGCGTGACATTTGCGAAGCTGTTCATCTGAAGTCCACGTCTTCTGTTCATTCTCATCTGGAAACACTGGAGAAGAATGGTTATATCCGGAGAGATCCCACCAAGCCAAGAGCAATTGAAATTATAGACGACACCTTTAATCTGGTGCGGCGTGAAGTGGTAAATGTTCCCCTTCTGGGACGTGTTGCTGCCGGACAGCCGCTGCTGGCGGTGGAGAATATTGAAGCCTATTTTCCCGTACCTTCGGAATATATGCCCAATGAAGAGAGTTTTATGCTGCGTGTAAAGGGAGAAAGCATGATAAATGCAGGAATTTTTGACGGGGATAATATTCTGGTGCGGCGTCAGTCCACTGCCTCCAATGGCGATATGGTAGTTGCACTGGTGGATGATTCTGCCACAGTGAAGACATTTTATAAAGAAGATGGCTATTACCGCCTTCAGCCGGAGAACGACTCCATGGAGCCTATTATTGTAGAAGAATGTTCTATCCTTGGGAAAGTGTTTGGGGTATTTCGTTTTTTTGAATAG
- a CDS encoding cell division protein SepF: MGMLDKFLDVMRLNSDDDDFYDDDYYDDDYEEEKPKRKSFLKEKDTEDEEDDFEEKRPRPVKTPKVTPMRPSKRQANGMEVCVIKPTTVEDAREITETLLLNRTVVLNVEGLDVDIAQRIIDFTSGSCFAISGNLQKISNYIFIITPPNVDISGDFANIMDAFDVPAIQRDF; this comes from the coding sequence ATGGGAATGCTGGATAAATTTTTAGATGTTATGAGATTGAATTCAGACGACGATGATTTTTACGATGACGATTACTATGATGACGATTATGAAGAAGAAAAGCCTAAACGGAAGAGCTTTCTGAAGGAAAAAGATACGGAAGATGAGGAAGATGATTTTGAAGAAAAACGTCCGCGTCCGGTAAAAACGCCGAAGGTAACGCCTATGCGCCCTTCCAAAAGGCAGGCAAACGGCATGGAAGTATGCGTCATCAAGCCCACCACAGTAGAAGATGCACGGGAAATTACAGAGACCTTGCTGCTGAACAGAACCGTTGTATTGAATGTGGAAGGGCTGGATGTGGATATTGCCCAGCGTATTATTGATTTCACTTCCGGTTCCTGTTTTGCCATCAGCGGAAATCTCCAGAAAATTTCCAATTACATATTTATCATTACGCCGCCCAATGTGGATATTTCCGGTGATTTTGCCAATATTATGGATGCCTTTGACGTACCTGCCATCCAGAGGGATTTTTAG
- a CDS encoding cytidylate kinase-like family protein, whose product MEQFVITIGREFGSGGLDVGRMLSDKLNVKCYDKELLSMAAKESGLCQEIFENHDEKPTSSFLYSLVMDTYSVSGYTSAPFLDMPLNHKVFLAQFDAIKNLARKESCIIVGRCADYALAEHPNCINVFIHADMEFRIDHIMKTFDLSREKATDMIHKTDKKRASYYNYYSSKKWGDSRSYHLTLDSSQLGLQGCGEMILNYMDIRKKYKIQSSS is encoded by the coding sequence ATGGAACAATTTGTAATTACAATTGGACGGGAGTTTGGCAGCGGCGGTCTGGATGTGGGACGGATGCTCTCGGATAAATTAAATGTAAAATGCTATGACAAGGAATTACTTTCCATGGCTGCAAAAGAAAGCGGATTATGTCAGGAAATTTTTGAAAATCACGATGAAAAGCCCACCAGCAGTTTCCTCTATTCACTGGTTATGGATACTTATTCTGTCAGCGGGTACACATCTGCGCCTTTTCTGGATATGCCCCTGAATCATAAAGTTTTTCTGGCGCAGTTTGATGCGATTAAGAATCTTGCCAGAAAGGAGTCCTGCATTATTGTAGGCCGCTGTGCAGATTATGCACTGGCAGAACATCCCAATTGTATCAATGTCTTTATCCATGCGGATATGGAATTCCGTATTGACCATATTATGAAGACTTTCGACCTTTCAAGAGAAAAGGCTACGGACATGATACATAAAACAGATAAGAAACGCGCAAGCTATTATAACTATTATTCCAGCAAAAAATGGGGAGATTCCAGAAGCTATCATCTGACTCTGGACAGCAGCCAGCTTGGACTTCAGGGCTGCGGAGAGATGATTCTGAACTATATGGATATACGGAAAAAATATAAAATTCAATCATCTTCCTGA
- a CDS encoding RluA family pseudouridine synthase, giving the protein MEDFFPENAEKFEVNPEQTGERLDKFLSEVCKDSSRSFLQKLIKEGQVLVNREPQKASYRVTEQDVVHLTIPPAQEPELLPEPIPLDVLYEDDDLLVVNKPKGMVVHPSAGHDSGTLVNAVMYHCRDSLSGINGHIRPGIVHRIDMDTTGALIVCKNDNAHIRIAEQIKEHSVTRRYLGIVKGIVKQDTGTIETTVGRHPIERKKMAVNVVNGRRAVTHYRVLQRFSRHTYMEFELETGRTHQIRVHMASMGHPLLGDSLYGNGKNPWHLQGQTLHAAVTGFIHPTTGAYLEIAAPLPEYFRQLLQKNQL; this is encoded by the coding sequence ATGGAGGATTTTTTTCCTGAAAACGCGGAGAAATTTGAGGTGAATCCGGAACAGACCGGAGAACGTCTGGATAAATTTCTGTCCGAAGTCTGCAAAGATTCCTCACGCTCTTTTCTTCAGAAACTGATAAAAGAAGGTCAGGTGCTTGTAAACAGGGAACCCCAGAAAGCCAGTTACCGGGTAACGGAGCAGGATGTGGTTCACCTTACCATTCCTCCGGCCCAGGAACCGGAACTTCTTCCGGAGCCCATTCCCCTGGACGTCCTCTATGAGGATGATGACCTTCTGGTGGTAAATAAACCAAAAGGGATGGTAGTACATCCTTCAGCAGGCCATGATTCCGGCACTCTGGTGAACGCAGTGATGTATCACTGCAGAGACAGCCTTTCTGGTATCAATGGCCATATCCGGCCCGGTATTGTACATCGGATTGATATGGATACCACTGGAGCTCTGATTGTCTGTAAAAATGACAATGCCCATATCAGAATTGCAGAACAGATTAAGGAGCATTCCGTGACAAGGCGTTACCTTGGAATTGTGAAGGGGATTGTGAAACAGGATACAGGAACCATTGAAACTACGGTTGGACGCCATCCGATTGAGCGTAAAAAGATGGCAGTGAACGTGGTGAATGGCAGGAGAGCAGTGACTCATTACAGAGTTCTCCAGCGGTTTTCCAGACACACGTATATGGAATTTGAACTGGAAACAGGGCGTACCCATCAGATTCGTGTCCATATGGCCAGCATGGGCCATCCCCTTCTGGGAGACAGTCTCTATGGAAATGGGAAGAATCCCTGGCATCTGCAGGGGCAGACATTACATGCGGCAGTCACAGGATTTATTCACCCCACTACCGGGGCATATCTTGAAATAGCAGCTCCGCTGCCGGAATATTTCAGGCAGCTCCTTCAGAAGAACCAGCTCTGA
- the yqeK gene encoding bis(5'-nucleosyl)-tetraphosphatase (symmetrical) YqeK codes for MKRTEIEKKLKKELDKERYTHTLGVMYTAAALAMAHHANLEQAMYAGLLHDCAKCVSSRDKFKLCKKYDIPISPSEERSPFLLHAKLGAFFAQKYYETDDEDILHAIQVHTTGAPNMNTLDKIIYIADYIEPNRDKAPDLEEVRKMAFEDLDRTMLKILSDTLDYLKRKGGELDPMTMESYQYFKNQAKQEDI; via the coding sequence TTGAAACGAACGGAGATAGAGAAGAAACTGAAAAAGGAACTGGATAAGGAACGATATACCCACACCCTTGGTGTCATGTACACGGCCGCGGCACTGGCAATGGCACACCATGCAAATCTGGAACAGGCCATGTATGCAGGGCTGTTGCATGACTGTGCGAAATGCGTTTCCAGCCGGGATAAATTTAAACTGTGCAAAAAATATGATATTCCCATTTCCCCTTCAGAGGAACGAAGCCCCTTTCTGCTTCATGCAAAACTGGGAGCATTTTTCGCACAGAAATATTATGAAACAGACGATGAGGACATTCTTCATGCCATTCAGGTGCATACGACAGGAGCACCGAATATGAACACGCTGGATAAAATTATCTATATTGCAGATTATATTGAACCGAACCGGGATAAAGCACCTGACCTGGAAGAGGTACGGAAGATGGCCTTTGAAGATCTGGACCGTACCATGCTGAAAATCCTTTCAGATACACTGGATTATCTGAAGAGAAAAGGCGGTGAACTTGATCCCATGACCATGGAATCTTACCAGTATTTTAAAAATCAGGCAAAACAGGAGGACATATAA
- a CDS encoding YggS family pyridoxal phosphate-dependent enzyme, with the protein MVKENLLQVQENIRKACEKSGRSPEEVTLIAVSKTKPVPMLEEAYEAGSREFGENKVQEIMDKYPVLPSDIHWHMIGHLQRNKVKYIVDKVCLIHSVDSLRLAEEISAQAEKKQVEVDILVEVNIAQEESKFGISREEAFRLVEEIARLPHIHIKGLMTIAPFVENPEDNREYFHQIRQLSVDIMRKNIDNVSMSVLSMGMTGDYMVAIEEGATMVRVGTGIFGERNYPKTCETD; encoded by the coding sequence ATGGTAAAAGAGAATTTATTACAGGTACAGGAAAATATCAGAAAAGCATGTGAGAAGTCCGGCAGAAGTCCGGAGGAAGTTACCCTGATTGCAGTCAGCAAGACAAAGCCTGTTCCCATGCTGGAGGAAGCCTATGAAGCCGGAAGCCGGGAATTCGGAGAAAATAAAGTGCAGGAGATTATGGACAAATATCCGGTTCTGCCTTCTGACATTCACTGGCATATGATTGGACACCTCCAGAGAAACAAGGTAAAATATATTGTGGACAAGGTATGTCTGATTCATTCTGTGGATTCCCTGCGTCTGGCAGAGGAAATCAGCGCACAGGCAGAAAAGAAGCAGGTGGAAGTGGATATTCTGGTGGAAGTTAATATTGCCCAGGAGGAAAGCAAGTTTGGAATTTCCAGAGAAGAAGCCTTCCGGCTTGTGGAAGAAATTGCCAGACTTCCTCATATCCACATCAAAGGCCTTATGACAATTGCTCCCTTTGTGGAGAATCCGGAAGACAATCGGGAATATTTTCATCAAATCCGGCAATTATCTGTTGACATAATGCGGAAAAACATTGATAATGTAAGTATGTCTGTGCTTTCTATGGGCATGACAGGTGACTACATGGTAGCCATAGAAGAAGGGGCCACCATGGTTCGTGTTGGAACAGGTATTTTTGGCGAGCGGAATTATCCGAAAACCTGTGAAACTGATTAA
- a CDS encoding HlyD family efflux transporter periplasmic adaptor subunit produces the protein MAKKNNKKVVKFHRTSHFNIGVVVFLIIFVYMVYNIFQYFTAGQVAVYEVTQGTITQNHTYTGVILREEKVFQAENSGYINYYNRDAAKVSVNSYVYSVDETGDFYKEITSQNDGQLFAEKGSYDELEKTASNYVLDYSNEDFYKVYTFQYDMEAELMEAISANALSSLDHYQEGALGFHIHQAAEPGIVVYNTDGLEHVTTENFTKDIFDASAHQKENLISREQVTAGEPAYKMITSEIWNLVVPIEKELADDLAKESNIQVEFKKDNSTAWGASRILNQGDDWYLILTFQNSAIRFAADRYLDVKLLLSDTNGLKIPNTALTKKDFFLIPKDFLTKGGDDGNSGVTRQYQDDNGKIIMEFTEVAIAEETENRYYIAASALEKGDILIKSDSSEKFTLSETESLPGVFNINRGYAVFRKVEILFQNQEYTIVDTGTSYGISLYDHIALEASAIRENEIIR, from the coding sequence ATGGCAAAAAAAAATAATAAAAAAGTTGTAAAATTCCACAGAACGTCTCATTTTAATATAGGCGTTGTTGTTTTTCTTATTATATTTGTATATATGGTTTACAATATTTTCCAGTATTTTACTGCAGGACAGGTGGCAGTTTATGAGGTAACTCAGGGAACCATTACCCAGAATCACACGTATACCGGCGTCATTCTGCGGGAAGAAAAAGTGTTTCAGGCGGAAAATTCCGGTTATATCAATTATTATAACAGAGATGCTGCGAAAGTCAGTGTAAATTCCTATGTGTATTCTGTGGATGAAACCGGAGATTTCTACAAAGAGATTACCAGTCAGAACGACGGACAGCTTTTTGCTGAAAAAGGCTCCTACGACGAACTGGAAAAAACAGCGTCCAACTATGTGCTGGATTATTCCAATGAAGATTTTTATAAGGTATATACCTTTCAGTATGATATGGAAGCAGAACTGATGGAAGCCATCAGTGCCAATGCGTTATCCAGTCTGGATCATTACCAGGAAGGGGCCTTGGGATTCCACATCCATCAGGCTGCGGAGCCCGGAATTGTGGTATACAATACGGATGGTCTGGAACATGTGACAACGGAAAATTTCACGAAAGATATTTTTGATGCTTCTGCCCATCAGAAAGAAAATCTGATTTCCAGAGAGCAGGTAACTGCCGGAGAGCCAGCTTATAAGATGATTACCAGCGAAATCTGGAACCTGGTGGTTCCGATAGAGAAGGAACTGGCCGATGATCTGGCAAAGGAGTCCAATATACAGGTGGAGTTTAAGAAGGACAATTCCACTGCCTGGGGGGCTTCCCGGATTTTAAATCAGGGCGATGACTGGTATCTGATACTGACCTTCCAGAATTCTGCCATTCGCTTTGCTGCGGACCGCTATCTGGATGTGAAGCTGCTGCTGTCAGATACCAATGGACTGAAAATACCAAACACAGCTCTGACGAAAAAAGATTTCTTTCTCATTCCCAAAGATTTTCTCACCAAAGGCGGAGATGACGGGAACAGCGGCGTTACGCGTCAGTATCAGGATGATAATGGCAAGATCATTATGGAATTTACAGAAGTTGCGATTGCAGAAGAAACAGAAAACAGATACTATATTGCAGCTTCCGCCCTGGAAAAGGGGGATATTCTGATAAAATCAGATTCCAGTGAGAAATTTACCCTGTCAGAAACAGAGTCTCTGCCAGGAGTCTTTAATATTAACAGAGGTTATGCGGTATTTCGTAAAGTGGAAATCCTGTTTCAGAATCAGGAATATACCATTGTAGATACAGGAACCAGTTATGGAATTTCCCTTTACGATCACATAGCGCTGGAAGCCTCAGCCATCAGAGAAAATGAGATTATACGGTAA
- a CDS encoding LysM peptidoglycan-binding domain-containing protein, with translation MKYSRTGMALSERVFQYIKIRQHRNKKILLTAGISLVCCIFAGILLFQGKSPKAAETDTGFKSYTSIEIKSGDSLWSIASEYMTDDYDSIQEYVRDIKSLNGLGSDEIHAGKFLLVPYYIP, from the coding sequence ATGAAATACAGCAGAACAGGTATGGCCTTATCAGAAAGGGTTTTTCAGTATATAAAAATCCGGCAGCACAGAAATAAGAAGATTCTTCTTACTGCAGGAATTTCTCTTGTCTGCTGTATTTTTGCAGGAATTCTTCTGTTCCAGGGAAAAAGCCCGAAAGCAGCAGAAACAGACACAGGCTTCAAGTCCTACACAAGCATTGAAATAAAGTCCGGCGACAGTCTCTGGAGCATTGCCTCGGAATATATGACAGATGACTATGACAGTATTCAGGAATATGTAAGAGATATTAAATCTCTAAACGGCCTTGGCAGCGATGAGATTCATGCGGGAAAATTTCTGCTTGTACCATATTATATCCCGTAA
- a CDS encoding YlmH/Sll1252 family protein translates to MAEMTRDEKLLAKRFIDLSRQAQQKNIVVFSEFLNLNELNIFRRQGPELCCDFALSGGYELSERQMIAFIPDALCYTWNFPISCLKITPVNKKFAEELSHRDVLGSLMNLGLERSRLGDILVDEQEIYVFCHEKNAAYIMEELTRIRHTTVCTERTEPGEISPEPKKEAGEGIITSNRLDSVIACLCRISRSQASQWIRSGRVFINNREILQITYECREQDLISVRSMGRFRFLGCRGETRKGRMKIQYEKYI, encoded by the coding sequence ATGGCAGAGATGACAAGGGACGAAAAATTACTGGCGAAACGTTTTATTGATTTATCCAGACAGGCACAGCAGAAAAACATCGTTGTATTCAGTGAATTTTTAAACTTAAACGAATTGAATATTTTCCGCCGCCAGGGTCCTGAACTCTGCTGCGACTTTGCATTGTCCGGCGGATATGAATTAAGTGAGCGTCAGATGATTGCATTTATACCTGATGCTCTTTGTTATACCTGGAATTTTCCCATATCCTGTTTGAAAATCACACCAGTAAATAAAAAATTTGCTGAAGAATTAAGTCATCGGGATGTACTTGGAAGTCTGATGAATCTTGGACTTGAGCGTTCCAGACTGGGGGACATTCTGGTGGATGAGCAGGAGATTTACGTGTTCTGCCATGAAAAGAATGCAGCGTATATTATGGAAGAACTTACCCGGATACGCCATACCACGGTCTGTACGGAACGGACGGAACCTGGGGAAATTTCTCCGGAGCCGAAAAAAGAAGCCGGAGAGGGAATCATAACTTCCAATCGTCTGGACAGCGTAATTGCCTGTCTCTGCAGAATATCCCGTTCTCAGGCAAGCCAGTGGATTCGCAGCGGCCGGGTGTTTATCAATAACAGGGAAATCCTTCAGATTACTTATGAATGCAGGGAACAGGATTTGATTTCCGTGCGTTCTATGGGGAGATTCCGATTTCTGGGCTGCCGGGGAGAGACACGGAAAGGACGCATGAAAATACAGTATGAAAAATATATTTAG